One Algoriphagus sp. Y33 genomic window, CTGATTGCAGTGTATGATTTATACTCAGAGAGTAGGGTAGCGATTTGAAATTTTATGCCCGTGTTCTCCTATGCCGTTAATAAAAGCATCGTAGATTTACTTTTAGCACATGAATCCAGGTGTAGAGTTTTTGCTTATTAGGAATAAATAGGAAACGCCCGTTGAATAAATCCATCGGGCGTTTCCTATTTGCTGAAAAACTGAATAACGAGAGTTAACAACCGCGATTGCTCACTTGGAAATACTCCCGGCTTCCTTGGCCAGCTCCACATTACCATCTGCCAATCCCGATGCGATAAAGGAATCAATCTCAGAATTTCTCTCTTGACCTTTGTTCAACAACACACCCAGTACAATCATTGCCCCGATTCGGGTACCCACTTTTTTGGCAGCGGTTTGAAATAGAGGTTCCAATTCCTCGTAAGTCACCTCTTCAGCCAAGCGCGCTATATCCGCTCTGGCTGCTGCAAGTTTGTCTCCCGAAAGATTGGTGTATTTCTTGGCAATCTTCTGAATCTCATTCAAAGCAGATCGTTGGCCCTGAGGTTGTCCTCCTCCTTGATTTGCTTGCTTAGTTGGCTGATTGTTCTGCGCAACAGGAGCAGGCTGCTGCTTAGCCCAGGAATCACGTAAACCCACTGTTTTGTTGAATACAAGTTTGTCGGCTGTAGAATCTTTATCCACTGTGAAGTAACCTAGGCGTTGAAACTGAAATTTATCACCCAGTTTGGCTTCTTTCAGATACGGCTCCAGGTATGCCTCTTTGATGACATTCAATGAATTAGGATTGACAAATTCCATAAAACTCTTGTCTTCGTGGCTGTCCGGAGCTTCGTCCAAGAAAAGTCGGTCATACTCCCGGACTTCCGCTTTGATGGCATGTTGGATAGAAACCCAGTGAAGTGTTCCTTTTACTTTTCGGGTGCTGGCTTCTGTTCCCGTTCCGGATCTTGAATCCAAGTCAGCCGTACAATGGATTTCAATAATATTTCCGGCATCATCTTTCACCACAGATTCACCTTTGATGATGTAAGCGCTTTTCAACCGGACTTCATTTCCCAGGGTTAAGCGGAAAAACTTGCTTCCTGCTTCCTCTTTGAAATCTTCCCGCTCGATGTAGAGTTCGCCGGAAAACGGTAATTCATGCGTTCCCGAATTTGGATCTTCAGGATTGTTTTCTGCGGAAAGAAGTTCAGTTTTTCCCTCCGGATAATTGGTAATCACCAATTTCACCGGGTCCAACACTGCCATCACACGGGTGGCGGTTTTATTCAAATCCTCACGGATGCAGTATTCCAGTAATGAAACATCCGTCACGCTGTCGCGCTTGGAGATCCCGGAGAGATCAGAGAATTTACGGATGGATTCCGGTGTATAGCCTCTTCTTCGCAGACCGGAGATGGTCGGCATACGCGGATCATCCCAGCCAGAGACAGTTTTAGTCTGTACCAATTCAAGCAGTTTTCGCTTACTCATCACCGTATAGCTGAGGTTTCTTCGGGCAAATTCCCGTTGCTTAGGCCTCAGTTTAGCAGGATCATAAATTTGGTCCAAAAACCAATCGTATAATTCACGGTGCATTTTGAACTCCAGTGTACAAAGCGAATGTGAAACCTGCTCTATGTAATCTGACTCTCCGTGTGCCCAGTCATACATCGGGTAGATGCACCATTCTGTACCTGTTCTGTGATGTGCCTTTCTCACAATTCTGTACAAAAGAGGATCACGCATCAGCATATTCGGCGAAGCCATATCGATTTTGGCGCGAAGCACATAGCTTCCCTGCTCAAATTCGCCGGCTTTCATCCGCCCGAATAAATCCAGATTTTCTTCCACAGATCGATCACGATAGGGACTAGCCACTCCCGGAGTGGTGGGCGTGCCTTTTTGCTCGGCCATAGCTGCGGCCGATTGTTGATCTACATAAGCCTTTCCTTCTTTGATCAGTTGAAGCGCCCAATCATACATTTGCTGGAAATAATCCGAAGAATAACATTCCTGAGCCCATTTGAAACCAAGCCATTGGATGTCGTTTTTGATGGCGTCTACATATTCCTGTTCTTCTTTGCTTGGATTGGTGTCGTCGAAACGAAGATTGACAGGAGCATCATGCTGCTCACCCAAGCCAAAATTCAGACAGATGGATGCGGCATGGCCTATATGTAGGTAACCGTTCGGCTCCGGAGGAAAACGAAAGCGAAGTTTGTCCGGAGAAAAGCCTGCGGCCAAATCGTCAGCGATGATTTGTTCAATAAAATTTAGAGTTGCGGATTCTTCAGTCATAGATCAAAATTGAAAGTCAAAATTAAGTCAAATGGCTTGAAAAGCAATTAGGGATACGTGAATCGGGTTGATGGGTAGATGGAAAATTCTGACTTCTTTTATTTACGATATGCGAATTACGATTTACGATGCATATTTCCTTGCTGGAGATCAATTAGGCTAATTTGCACTTGTTTGTGTATTGAATAAGAAAGGAATTTTTATACTTAAGAAGCAAGTTTAACCTTTGAGGATTAAAGTAAGGGGCCCAAACTTGCAAATGCCGTA contains:
- a CDS encoding glutamine--tRNA ligase/YqeY domain fusion protein, translated to MTEESATLNFIEQIIADDLAAGFSPDKLRFRFPPEPNGYLHIGHAASICLNFGLGEQHDAPVNLRFDDTNPSKEEQEYVDAIKNDIQWLGFKWAQECYSSDYFQQMYDWALQLIKEGKAYVDQQSAAAMAEQKGTPTTPGVASPYRDRSVEENLDLFGRMKAGEFEQGSYVLRAKIDMASPNMLMRDPLLYRIVRKAHHRTGTEWCIYPMYDWAHGESDYIEQVSHSLCTLEFKMHRELYDWFLDQIYDPAKLRPKQREFARRNLSYTVMSKRKLLELVQTKTVSGWDDPRMPTISGLRRRGYTPESIRKFSDLSGISKRDSVTDVSLLEYCIREDLNKTATRVMAVLDPVKLVITNYPEGKTELLSAENNPEDPNSGTHELPFSGELYIEREDFKEEAGSKFFRLTLGNEVRLKSAYIIKGESVVKDDAGNIIEIHCTADLDSRSGTGTEASTRKVKGTLHWVSIQHAIKAEVREYDRLFLDEAPDSHEDKSFMEFVNPNSLNVIKEAYLEPYLKEAKLGDKFQFQRLGYFTVDKDSTADKLVFNKTVGLRDSWAKQQPAPVAQNNQPTKQANQGGGQPQGQRSALNEIQKIAKKYTNLSGDKLAAARADIARLAEEVTYEELEPLFQTAAKKVGTRIGAMIVLGVLLNKGQERNSEIDSFIASGLADGNVELAKEAGSISK